The Haloprofundus salinisoli sequence AAGAGAATGTACACGACGCCCTCGGGACTGGCGAGCGTCTCCAGGTAGTTTCCGAGGTAGTAGAAGAAGTTGCTAAAGAGGCCGGCACGCGACGGTGTGGACGTCTCGTACAGCGGCCAGAGCAGAAACGAGAACGACGGGCTACCGCCGTAGGCGACATCCGAGACGCCGTCACCGAGGAGGTGCGAAAGATAGCCGACGAGAAACGGTATCCACAGGCGTTTGAATCCGGTCCAGCGACCGACGAGGTACGCCGCCAACGTGACCGGGGGGACGAAGAACGCCGAGTGAGCCAGCGAGACGCCGCTCGGAAGCAGCTCGAACGTCCACGCCAACGGTTTGTCTATGATATCGGGGAGCTGCGTTGCGACCGCGACAGCCAGCGCCGCAGGAGTGGTGACGCCCCGACGCGTAACGAGTCGGTGTGCGACCGAGTACAGGATGTAGCCGAACGCGAGATGCTCCCACGGCCACATCTCATCGACACCTCGCACTGGTGCCCACAGGCGGGTGCAGACGGAAGCCGAAGGGAGTCACGTCGAACGTCGTCGATACGGGCGTCGTCAGGGTGCGGTTACGGTGATCCATATGTGGAGGGCGTCGTCGGCGTTCTGGGCGCGGGGGTCGGCCGGGGGTTCTCCTTCGTACAGGAGGTACTGAACTCTGAGGTCCTCGCCGGTCATCGAGGGGGCGAGGGAGTGCTTGTGTCGCCACGTCCCACCGTCGCCGACGCTACGCGAGAAACGGGTAAGTTCCTGTCGCTCGACGACCTGTTCACCGTCCATCCGTTGTAGTTGGACGACGACGGAGTAGTTCGTCTGTTCGCCTTCGTTGTTCTCGATGCTCGTCGCCATCGGAATCGCGGTTCCCTGCGTCACCTCCGAGGGGAACCCTGCCGACGAGAACGTCCCGTTTTCGTCCTGCGTGAGCAGCGAGAAGTCGGTGAACCCACCGCCGGCCGGTGGGGCAGCGAGTGCGAACGCCATGCTGCTGGCGGCGGCGAGGACGCCGAGGACCAGCAAGACGTTGACTGCCGTGACGGCGGTGCCGCCGTTCGAGAGGCGGCGACGGAAGCGGGCGTAACCGACGGTGAACGACGGGTTGTACCGCTCCTCGACGGAGAGCCGGTAGCGACGGACGACGCCCACGAGCGAGAACAGCGTCACGAAGAGGCCGAACGCGCCGAGCACCGACTGGAGCGTGATCCCCCACACCGACGCGCCAAGGCCGAGAACGAGCAGCGGCCCGATTACCAGGCTCAAACCGAACGAGAGCGCCAGACGCTCACCGCCGGTGACACCGTGAACGAGCGGCTCGCGCACGTTCGACCACGACCGGTTGGTCTTCTCGGCCGCTCGGTGCGGGAACAGCGCCGCTACCAGCGCGTACCCGGGAAGGAACAACAGGAGTGGAAGTCCGAGGAGCAGTCGGACGAATCCCACAGACGGCGGAACGAACAGCGCTGCGAGTACACCTCCGCCGGCCAGCAGCAACGCTGCGAAGATGTCAGTTGGGAGCAACTGTTCGGTAGAGAGCTGTGTCGATGTCTTAGTTTCTGATTTCATATTGCCCGTCGTACACTCGAATTCGGCCGTGGTTCGCGACTAATCAGCTGTACAGAGCCTCGCTTCGGGTTTTGTTATGCCGCGGTTACCTCCGGCTACGCGATCGCGCGAACGCTCACTCCTGGAACGAGAAGTACTTCTCTTCCCACTCGCGGCGTTTTCGCATCGCTTCCTCGCCGCGTTCGGTGAGCGCGTAGTAGTTCGTCCGTCTGTCGAGCTGGCCTTTCTCGACGAGATCTTTATTGACGAGCGTGTCCAGATTCGGATACAGTCGTCCGTGGTTGATCTCGGTGTCGTAGTACTGCTCGAGTTCGTCTTTCACCTGCTGGCCGGACGGTCTGTCGTACCCGCTGATGACGTACAGCAGGTCTCGTTGGAATCCACTCAAGTAATGCATCTGTACATTCTGATAGACCGTTCAATGGACTGGGTATTTGTTATCCATATCATAAACAACAGTACCCTTCGATTTCTCCCGCTCGAACCGCTGAAGCCGGTTACTGGCAGTTCTGGCCCCAGATCTCGACGAACTGTTCGAACATCTCGTCGGTAAGGCCAATCTGGACGGTGAGTTCGCGGTCGACCGCGTCGGTGCGGACGTGCTCGAACGGCATCTCCGAGAGCAGACGCATGAGGTGGTACGAACTGCCGTTCTGGTCGTGCGACGTGACCTCGAACCCGTCGTCGGCGAGGTCGATGTCGAGGTGCGAGAACGTCGTCTTGTACACCTTCTGTCGCCCGGAGTTCGTGCCGAACTCGATAGACTCCTCGAGAAGGCCGTGGTCGAGGAGCGTGTTGATTCGGCGGTACACCGTCGCTGGCGAGACGTCGCACGAGTTCGTCAACTGCTTCGCGGTCATCGACTCTCGGCCGGCGGCGGCGAGAATCGCGCGCGAACACTCGTCGCCCAGTACGTCGAGGAGGGCCGCGCTCGCAACCGGACTGTCGGGTTTCGTATCGGTGATGTTCTCTGGCATGTGTGGACGTGGAGCGAATCGCTACTGACACACCGGGTGACCCGGGTCGTCGGTACTCCCACGGGGCGTCACATAAGCCCTCGTGGGAGGAGTGTCAGCGGCGAGTCGGATTTTGATCGATATCGTGCCTGAAAGCGGGTCGACTCGGAGCCGGACGAACGCCGTTGTGTCCGATTTCGCGACGACGAGCGCCGAGCGCCGTCGCCGGAATACCCGTTCGATCTGGGATAGTGTCGGTCACCTAGACAGTTACCCCCTGCAGTCGATATACTCAGACGAGTGTATGTCCACGAGGCTGTAACATTATTACTTGCAGGTTAAAAATCGGCGACGGGGGGAAACCGGTCCGTGAATTCGAATCAAGCACCGCTTTCGTCGTTCATCACGTTCCCGCAACCCTTGAACGATACGGAACGAAGTGCCTTACCGGGTGGTTACACGAATGTGTGGATTCGGGGGGTGTAACCCTCATTCACGTAGAAATGTACATCTACTCTGCATGAACTCGAATAAACCTTGACAAACGGTGTTCCTCTTTTATCAGGTCTCTGCACCCACAGTGGAACCGAAGTCGGAGATACCCGGTCTGTGGCCGCGATCGGCCGCGAGCGGAGAACTAACGACCGTCGGTGGTGGACGCCGCCGCCAGCGAAACGGACACACAGGGAGAATCCAACAATGGCAGACCTGAACTGGAACGGAAGGGGAGCATCGAACACGAGTCCACGCTGCAGCAACTGCGGACGTCACGTGACACCACAGTTCGCGCGGGTGTTCGGTGACAACATCGACGACGTGCACGGCTGTCTCGACTGCACGACGTCGCGTGAGCGACAGACTGGCGAACACATCCCACAGCAGCGGATGAACAGCTAAGCGGCGGCAGACCGACTCCGTTTTACGAATCGTATTCATCGATCGGTGCCCAGAAAATATATATGACGCTATGCAGAGCGTGGACAGTGTACTATGAGGCTCTCCGGATTCCTATCTACGTTCACTGGCGGCCGCTCGGCGGACGGCGAAACGAGCGGACGGAAGGAGCGTAGCGGCAGCGACGGAACTTCGGAGATCATCGACCGCCTCGTCGAACGGCTCCCGCTCGACGGCGCGGAGACGACCGTCGCCCGCGAGAGCGTCCGGCTCATGATCGAACGAGGGACGCTTCCGATCGCCGTCGGGACGGAGACGGTCGCCGAACGCGGCGAGACCACCGACGGTTCGTTGCGACTCTCCATCGACTCGTTCCCGATTGAAGGGGTGTCCTGGAACAGTTACTACCTCAGCACCGCGGGCGTCGGCGTAGTGTTTCTGCTCGGAAACCTGCTCGGAGCGCCGTACATCCGAACCCTCAACGTTTTGCTCCCTATCTTCGTCGTCTTCACGCTTCTCGTCTGTGGAGCGCTCTACCAACTGCACACACGGACGAATCTCGTGTTGTTCGGATTGGTCAAGGACACCGAGTAGTGCGTTGTTGGGTCGCCATCCGTTATTTTAACGCAGTATTTTGGTTGTAAATGTAATACTGAAAGCAAACGTGACAGTGCGAACTATTAAACCTGCCTGAAGACACAAGCAACATACTGAGACGAAACTGGGACAGTGGGTCACACAATGCTGTGCGGGACTGAGAGAGGACAATGAACTCGTTAGAGAGAATGACGGGCGAGGCAAATTCGGAAGGAGAACTGGATGAGGCGGAGATATTCCACATATTGGGAAACGACCGCCGACGAGCCACGATTAACGGACTAGCCGAAAGCGGCGGGAGCATCGCCGTCTCCGAACTCGCAGAGCAGATAGCCGCACAGGAGGCGGACAGCGAGGAGGACGCACAGAAGCTCTACAAGAGCGTGTACGTTTCGCTTCGACAGACTCATCTCCCGAAGCTCGAAGAGCAGGGAATCATCCAGTACGACGCGGATGACCAGCGCATCATGCCGGGCGCTCGAATGAACGAAATTCAGGTGTACACCGACGGAACCACCGGTCTCGAGGCCATGCAGCGGTCGGTGTATCTGGTTGTGAGCGTCGTCGGGCTGCTCACGATTATCGGTGCCCAGCTCGGGGTTCCCGTTCTCAACGCGCTCGCCGTCGAGGTCTGGGCAGTAATCTTCCTCACGCTCATCATCGTTCTCGGCGTCTACCAGCAGTACCGCTAACTCGTTTTTAGAGGTCGAGATCCTCGAACGCCATCAGGTCCGGGAGTTCCGCGACCGCCTGATGAGTGCCCCGGTACGCCGCGACTTCGGTAGTGCGGTTGAACGTCGGCACGTCGGGGTACTCGCGAAGTGTGAGGACTCGGCCGTCAGAGACCGCGAAGACGACTTCCACTGTCCCGTCTTCGTACTGGTACTGGTCGGCTTTGATAGCGTCTCCGGGGGCAGTCGAATCCATACCCCACAGTTGTATGCGACCGACTTATCTCTTCGTCAGAATAGCAGTGATTGAAACCTCAGCGTCGGGATCGACGCGTGAGGCCCACCGCGAACAGTATCAACGAGGCGAACGCGACGACGGTCCCGAACCCGGGCGTCGTCGTCGAAGTCGTCGTCTCGGACGCGCTCTGCTGGTTCTGTACCTCGTCGACGGAGATCTCTAGCGTCTGTCTCGTCTCCGCGCCGAACTCGTCTCGGACGACGACGACGACGGACTGCTCGGTCGCAGACTGCGGCGCGTACTCGACCGTCGAACCGGTCTGGTTACCGCTCGGCAGTAGCCACGTGACCGTGGTGTTGCCGATGTCGTTCGCGACTGTTGCACTGAGTTGCGCGGATTCACCGACCGACAACGATTGCGGTGCGTCGACGGTGACGGTCGGTTGGTCGTTGACCAGGACGGAGACCGTCTGTTCGGCGGTGAGTCCGTGCGCGTTCGTCACCGTCGCAGTGACGTCGTGGTGACCGGGTTCGTCGAACTGAACGGTCGCAGACTCGCCTTCGGCGGTGCCGTCGGCGAACGACCAAGAGACCGAGACGTTCTCGTCGGACCCGCCGGTCGACGAGGCTGCGCTCAGGTCGACAGCCTCACCGGGGGCGACCGCTCCTTGCGGGACGCCGTCGACGACAGCGGTCGGTGCTTCGAGCGAGGAGACGCCATAGATCGCGTTAGCCGACGAGGGCAGCATCGCGTGGACGACGACAGTGCCGTTGTCGACGGTCGTCTCGCTGTTTGCGAACTGCCACTGTCCGTCGGCGTAGTAACCGAGGCGAAGCGACGCCGTGGAGACGTTCCGTTCTCGCAGCGCCGCCTCGTCGAACCGCGCGCTGACCTGCGTCAGCGAGTCCTCACCCTCGTCGGTGCTGGCGATGCTCGCGGCGTACATCGGCGTACCCGGCATCGACTGGTCCAGGAACTGGCGACGCGTGAGTGACGGCGAAACGTCGCTCTGGTTTCGTTCTCCGTCGTACGTG is a genomic window containing:
- a CDS encoding metal-dependent hydrolase — protein: MWPWEHLAFGYILYSVAHRLVTRRGVTTPAALAVAVATQLPDIIDKPLAWTFELLPSGVSLAHSAFFVPPVTLAAYLVGRWTGFKRLWIPFLVGYLSHLLGDGVSDVAYGGSPSFSFLLWPLYETSTPSRAGLFSNFFYYLGNYLETLASPEGVVYILLELSLLGTAFLLWLWDGAPGLPRFRLGSSLPHRNR
- a CDS encoding DUF1616 domain-containing protein, with product MKSETKTSTQLSTEQLLPTDIFAALLLAGGGVLAALFVPPSVGFVRLLLGLPLLLFLPGYALVAALFPHRAAEKTNRSWSNVREPLVHGVTGGERLALSFGLSLVIGPLLVLGLGASVWGITLQSVLGAFGLFVTLFSLVGVVRRYRLSVEERYNPSFTVGYARFRRRLSNGGTAVTAVNVLLVLGVLAAASSMAFALAAPPAGGGFTDFSLLTQDENGTFSSAGFPSEVTQGTAIPMATSIENNEGEQTNYSVVVQLQRMDGEQVVERQELTRFSRSVGDGGTWRHKHSLAPSMTGEDLRVQYLLYEGEPPADPRAQNADDALHIWITVTAP
- a CDS encoding PadR family transcriptional regulator, with amino-acid sequence MHYLSGFQRDLLYVISGYDRPSGQQVKDELEQYYDTEINHGRLYPNLDTLVNKDLVEKGQLDRRTNYYALTERGEEAMRKRREWEEKYFSFQE
- a CDS encoding winged helix-turn-helix domain-containing protein, yielding MPENITDTKPDSPVASAALLDVLGDECSRAILAAAGRESMTAKQLTNSCDVSPATVYRRINTLLDHGLLEESIEFGTNSGRQKVYKTTFSHLDIDLADDGFEVTSHDQNGSSYHLMRLLSEMPFEHVRTDAVDRELTVQIGLTDEMFEQFVEIWGQNCQ
- a CDS encoding DUF7563 family protein, encoding MADLNWNGRGASNTSPRCSNCGRHVTPQFARVFGDNIDDVHGCLDCTTSRERQTGEHIPQQRMNS
- a CDS encoding DUF7344 domain-containing protein, whose amino-acid sequence is MGNDRRRATINGLAESGGSIAVSELAEQIAAQEADSEEDAQKLYKSVYVSLRQTHLPKLEEQGIIQYDADDQRIMPGARMNEIQVYTDGTTGLEAMQRSVYLVVSVVGLLTIIGAQLGVPVLNALAVEVWAVIFLTLIIVLGVYQQYR